Proteins encoded together in one Benincasa hispida cultivar B227 chromosome 1, ASM972705v1, whole genome shotgun sequence window:
- the LOC120092642 gene encoding late embryogenesis abundant protein D-29, giving the protein MALIRVHRRRISLPAVAVTVVVVVFMVGFCWSGSVGHMPSTAEEARDYQEMKNKAAAKDEKERDQSAETWTEWAKEKISGGLGLKNEHREDGGVKKVTDFTSDTAEKAKDKIQNVASEAGQYSAEKAKEMKDTAEEKAREGKDKAAKMADSARGTAAEKTTEAAEKAKEQAYNAAKVAKDKVTSLKDKAEETSGEATEKTREAAEEAKERAATGAREAKEKAGEMEEAAKVKGKEAKERAEEEAERAEEAAEKRKSWAKEGFEAVKGKAEEVVEAAKEKIGEQYEAAKKKSQRIKDDVVRSEAEIGVDDEL; this is encoded by the exons ATGGCGTTGATTCGAGTTCACCGCCGCCGGATTTCTCTACCGGCGGTGGCGGTgacggtggtggtggtggttttTATGGTGGGATTTTGTTGGAGCGGGAGTGTGGGACACATGCCGTCGACGGCGGAGGAGGCTCGAGACTACCAAGAAATGAAGAACAAGGCGGCGGCGAAAGATGAGAAGGAAAGAGATCAGTCGGCGGAGACGTGGACGGAATGGGCAAAAGAGAAAATCTCCGGCGGACTTGGACTGAAAAATGAACACCGTGAAGATGGCGGCGTTAAGAAAGTTACTGATTTCACTTCTGATACCGCCGAAAAGGCCAAGGACAAAATCCAGAATGTTGCTTCAG AGGCAGGGCAATATAGTGCTGAAAAGGCCAAAGAAATGAAGGACACGGCGGAGGAGAAGGCCAGGGAGGGTAAAGACAAGGCAGCCAAAATGGCAGACTCGGCCAGGGGAACCGCAGCCGAGAAGACGACCGAAGCGGCAGAGAAAGCGAAAGAACAAGCATACAATGCGGCGAAAGTAGCCAAAGACAAAGTCACCTCCTTAAAAGACAAAGCTGAAGAAACCTCTGGTGAGGCGACCGAGAAAACGAGGGAAGCGGCGGAGGAGGCGAAGGAGAGAGCGGCCACGGGAGCGAGGGAGGCGAAGGAGAAAGCGGGAGAGATGGAGGAGGCGGCAAAAGTGAAGGGGAAGGAGGCGAAGGAGAGAGCGGAGGAGGAGGCGGAGAGGGCGGAGGAGGCCGCGGAGAAGCGGAAGAGTTGGGCGAAGGAGGGGTTCGAGGCTGTGAAAGGGAAAGCAGAGGAGGTGGTGGAGGCAGCGAAGGAGAAGATAGGGGAGCAATACGAGGCAGCGAAGAAGAAGTCGCAGAGGATTAAAGACGACGTGGTTCGGTCGGAGGCGGAGATCGGGGTGGACGACGAGCTTTGA